In a single window of the Bacteroidota bacterium genome:
- a CDS encoding T9SS type A sorting domain-containing protein encodes MITTTTTKLSLSNFPSGIYFVQIVSDGKQQFSKMLVKK; translated from the coding sequence TTGATTACCACAACAACGACAAAACTTTCTCTTTCAAATTTTCCATCAGGAATTTATTTCGTTCAGATCGTCAGCGATGGCAAGCAGCAGTTTTCGAAGATGCTTGTTAAAAAGTAA
- a CDS encoding KTSC domain-containing protein has translation MPSSVIKTYHYDPETKELKIVFVSGLIYKYREVPEEIFLRMKGYTSKGAFLNKFIKRNFVFERID, from the coding sequence ATGCCATCTTCTGTCATTAAAACATATCATTATGATCCGGAAACCAAAGAGTTAAAAATTGTATTTGTTTCAGGATTGATCTATAAATATAGAGAAGTGCCTGAAGAAATATTTTTAAGAATGAAAGGCTATACCTCCAAAGGTGCTTTTCTGAATAAGTTTATTAAAAGAAATTTTGTTTTTGAGCGGATTGATTAA
- a CDS encoding outer membrane beta-barrel protein yields the protein MKTIRQLLKTTAVAGIILVSTFGTTNAQVWDEGTNILGASVGIGSSLIRTSYSTGFSQTPGLSVAFDHGMGELGNGVWSLGGYLGYKAYTWEDNYFGSYYYKYKWNFTIIGVRGAYHFDINSDAWDLYLGAMLSYNMFSDSYTTNNPNDDPSFRATYSYGGVGFTGFGGARYMISDNFGLHAELGYGVAYLSLGASFKFKK from the coding sequence ATGAAAACAATTAGACAATTATTGAAAACAACTGCTGTTGCAGGAATTATTTTGGTTTCCACTTTTGGAACAACCAACGCACAAGTTTGGGATGAAGGAACTAATATACTGGGCGCAAGTGTTGGTATAGGAAGCTCTTTGATTCGAACATCATATAGTACAGGCTTCTCGCAAACACCTGGATTATCAGTTGCATTTGATCATGGAATGGGTGAACTGGGAAATGGAGTTTGGTCACTTGGTGGTTACCTTGGCTACAAAGCGTATACATGGGAAGATAATTATTTCGGTTCTTATTATTATAAATATAAATGGAACTTTACAATCATAGGTGTTCGTGGAGCATATCATTTTGATATTAACAGCGACGCTTGGGATCTTTATTTAGGTGCAATGTTATCATATAACATGTTCAGCGATTCTTATACTACAAATAATCCCAATGATGATCCTTCATTTCGCGCAACATACAGCTATGGTGGTGTAGGTTTCACAGGTTTCGGTGGTGCCAGATATATGATATCTGATAATTTCGGTCTTCATGCAGAACTTGGTTACGGTGTTGCTTACCTTTCTTTAGGCGCATCATTCAAATTTAAAAAATAA
- a CDS encoding M23 family metallopeptidase, with the protein MKFRDLKYIRKLRGKFRLVIMNDETFEEKASFNLRPLKVFVATGIVIILLITITTFIIAFTGLREYIPGYADLKTQRHVYNMVLKTDSLQAEIDNRNAYIENIRNVINGTLPNDDTAKQKEGATKYDTIHHLNRSQSDEELRKQIETQDAYSLTEGSASIRNSIKSFLFFPPLKGSITNRFDPVTKHYAIDIVSNPNEAIKATLDGTVVFANFTSETGYVIGIQHSNNLFSLYKHNSALLKKAGDFVKAGDVVAIIGNSGELSQGPHLHFELWFNGTPIDPMQFVAF; encoded by the coding sequence ATGAAGTTCCGAGATTTAAAATACATCCGCAAACTGCGAGGCAAGTTTCGATTGGTCATTATGAACGACGAAACGTTTGAAGAAAAAGCTTCTTTTAACTTGCGACCGCTTAAGGTTTTTGTTGCAACAGGAATTGTTATCATTTTACTTATTACAATCACAACTTTCATAATAGCATTTACGGGATTGCGGGAATACATTCCCGGGTATGCAGATCTGAAAACTCAGCGCCATGTTTATAATATGGTATTAAAAACAGATTCCCTGCAGGCTGAGATCGATAACAGAAATGCATACATTGAAAATATCAGGAATGTAATTAATGGGACTTTACCGAATGATGATACTGCAAAACAGAAAGAAGGTGCAACAAAGTATGATACCATTCATCATCTGAATCGTTCGCAATCGGATGAAGAATTACGAAAACAAATTGAAACACAGGATGCATATTCTTTGACAGAAGGATCTGCTTCTATCAGAAATAGTATAAAGAGTTTTTTATTTTTTCCGCCATTAAAGGGAAGTATTACAAACCGGTTTGATCCGGTAACCAAACATTATGCAATAGACATTGTTTCGAATCCGAATGAAGCCATTAAAGCAACTCTTGACGGCACAGTGGTTTTCGCTAACTTTACTTCGGAAACAGGATATGTCATAGGTATACAACATTCGAACAACCTCTTCTCTCTTTATAAACATAATTCAGCTCTTTTAAAAAAGGCCGGTGATTTTGTAAAAGCCGGTGATGTTGTTGCAATTATCGGAAATTCGGGCGAACTTAGTCAAGGTCCACACCTGCATTTTGAATTGTGGTTCAACGGTACTCCGATTGACCCGATGCAATTTGTAGCATTTTAA
- a CDS encoding T9SS type A sorting domain-containing protein: MGANIYPHPGVDLLGIFFQDVYSVKPGFVKAILTTSAEFHWRIAIGNENIPDSSTGYLYAHLEETSIPYVVGDSVAEGELIGQLVDFPVAGFVHCHFARIYDEGFIWNGGWWTYDNPLSYMTNFYDSMPPVFEKTIGNDEFAFRDSSGIYLSPDSLFGKVKIISKVYDQINSTWKVDVNKLRYSLSPLSSPQTMLLDTFAYEFNFFNDNYNSGPYLQLLLQTIYSFDQTCYSIGNYTDRDFYHIITNSDGNDTIDATDSLLFFDTRIFADGDYIFRVTAFDPSENSTSDSMIIRIRNLSTNLNGLNETSDVSISPNPFDRYVQINFEKEITRIENLSVKDLSGKEVYSKPTVHTLNENKIQIGLGSLATGVYFISFNYGDEVFFGEVDLQISSNH; encoded by the coding sequence ATGGGTGCAAATATTTATCCTCATCCGGGAGTAGACTTGCTTGGAATATTTTTTCAGGATGTTTATTCTGTCAAGCCGGGTTTTGTAAAAGCTATTCTTACGACGAGTGCAGAATTTCATTGGAGAATAGCAATTGGAAATGAAAATATCCCTGACTCTTCAACCGGATATCTGTATGCGCACCTTGAAGAAACGAGTATTCCTTATGTTGTCGGCGATTCGGTAGCAGAAGGAGAACTGATCGGGCAACTTGTAGATTTTCCTGTCGCCGGTTTTGTGCATTGTCATTTTGCCAGGATCTACGATGAAGGTTTCATATGGAATGGCGGTTGGTGGACTTACGACAATCCTCTTTCGTATATGACAAATTTTTATGACAGTATGCCTCCGGTCTTTGAAAAGACAATTGGCAATGATGAATTTGCTTTCCGGGATTCGTCAGGAATTTATTTGTCACCCGACAGTTTGTTTGGAAAAGTAAAGATCATTTCGAAAGTATACGATCAGATCAACTCAACATGGAAAGTTGATGTGAATAAGTTGCGTTACAGTTTATCGCCATTATCGAGCCCTCAAACAATGCTGCTTGACACTTTCGCATATGAATTCAATTTCTTCAATGACAATTACAATTCCGGTCCGTATTTACAACTGCTTTTACAAACGATCTATTCATTTGACCAGACATGTTACTCCATCGGCAATTATACAGACCGCGACTTCTATCACATCATAACCAATTCCGATGGTAACGATACAATTGATGCAACAGATTCATTGTTATTTTTTGATACACGGATTTTTGCAGATGGCGACTATATTTTTCGTGTAACAGCTTTCGATCCCAGCGAAAACAGCACTTCTGATTCCATGATCATACGCATCAGAAATCTGAGCACAAATTTGAATGGCCTCAACGAAACTTCAGATGTTTCTATTTCTCCGAATCCATTTGATCGTTACGTTCAAATAAATTTTGAAAAAGAAATTACCCGAATTGAAAATTTATCCGTCAAGGATCTATCGGGAAAAGAAGTTTACTCAAAACCAACAGTACATACCCTGAACGAGAATAAAATACAAATTGGTCTTGGATCACTTGCTACGGGAGTTTATTTTATTTCGTTTAATTATGGAGATGAGGTTTTTTTCGGGGAAGTTGATTTGCAAATAAGCAGTAATCATTAA
- a CDS encoding AtpZ/AtpI family protein, producing the protein MPTNQSKSTKKKPPEDRNAIMRYASMGTQMMVIIGLGVFGGVKLDEYLGWKIPVCTLVLSLLSVSAAIYLSIKDFLKK; encoded by the coding sequence ATGCCGACAAATCAATCGAAATCAACAAAGAAAAAACCGCCTGAAGATAGAAATGCCATTATGCGTTATGCATCAATGGGCACGCAGATGATGGTCATCATCGGATTGGGCGTTTTCGGTGGAGTAAAATTAGATGAATACCTGGGTTGGAAAATTCCTGTATGTACTCTTGTATTGAGTTTACTTTCTGTCAGCGCTGCGATTTATTTAAGCATAAAAGATTTTCTTAAAAAGTAA
- a CDS encoding tetratricopeptide repeat protein has product MSVFKHDYFEAIETFKYVESTYRKEAGRHLGSLWLAKTYLELTQLREAEEKLDFVRNQGDFPKSSKWELEAVNADFYLQTKNYDKAIDHLTRAAALVKKRDTKIRWLFILGQLHQQKGNFKQAFDLYTKVIKMNPKYEVGFNARLNRARCSDGTSGNNLTVRKELERMKSDPKNKDYLDQIYYALAGLEKNEGNEVGQIDNLNLSIRSSLANVNQKGLSYLELGKIAFAKREYIQAQAYYDSTTSSLSNDYPDYTEILNRRNSLTKLVKNLRVIENEDSLQTLARLSPEERQRMVDQVLANEAAETKRINEERQANQIFQQSDPKKINEMNRETGSSWYFYNIQSVGLGMNEFVKKFGDRILEDNWRRSNKQTAGTTEENPELEQIEEVSKEDTLGAVASAEKRKADMLKSIPGDAESIEKSTTKIIEAYYNVGLIYREQLNDPVAAAETFEILIKRFPDSKYTLQCYYQLYRLYAGNFGSNTTSGATVINKERSDYFKNIILSQYGDTEYAEIIRNPNYAADKANRKTELELFYEETYRKYLNGEYQAVIQRKAQADSQFPKSILSPQFELLKALAIGKTQPLPTFEASLLEVIRNNAEHPVKDRAQEILDAIHAKGTVTPPPSTGTVPGPKDPEIAVSAFNYNPDTTHFVVVIFQNIGGAIEPNRFKTKLSNFNSTNFGSKAIQVQDLLFGPRNKIFILRAFTNKADALAYNTTLYDNDDVYGSVSTDEYHQYVISANNLATLISQAKIEEYEDFYRNFYR; this is encoded by the coding sequence ATGTCAGTTTTCAAACACGACTATTTTGAAGCGATTGAAACATTTAAGTATGTAGAATCAACTTACAGAAAAGAAGCCGGACGTCATTTAGGATCTTTGTGGCTGGCTAAAACATATTTAGAACTAACGCAATTACGCGAAGCAGAAGAGAAGCTTGACTTTGTTCGCAATCAAGGCGATTTTCCTAAGAGCAGTAAGTGGGAACTTGAAGCAGTGAATGCTGATTTCTATCTCCAGACAAAAAATTACGACAAAGCCATCGATCATTTAACACGCGCTGCTGCATTGGTAAAAAAGCGTGACACGAAGATTCGTTGGTTATTTATACTCGGACAATTACATCAGCAAAAAGGAAATTTCAAACAAGCCTTTGATCTTTATACAAAAGTGATCAAAATGAATCCGAAGTATGAAGTTGGATTCAATGCTCGCTTGAATCGTGCGCGTTGCTCTGATGGAACTTCAGGAAACAATCTTACTGTCCGGAAAGAATTGGAAAGAATGAAATCGGATCCGAAGAATAAAGATTATCTGGATCAGATCTATTATGCTTTGGCCGGTTTAGAAAAAAATGAAGGCAACGAAGTCGGGCAAATTGATAATTTGAATTTGTCGATACGTTCAAGTCTGGCAAATGTGAATCAGAAAGGACTGTCATATCTTGAATTAGGAAAAATAGCTTTTGCAAAAAGAGAGTACATTCAGGCGCAAGCTTATTACGATAGTACCACATCAAGTCTTTCCAACGATTATCCTGATTACACAGAAATATTGAACAGACGAAACAGTCTGACAAAACTCGTAAAAAATTTACGGGTGATTGAGAATGAAGACAGTCTTCAGACACTTGCAAGGTTATCACCTGAAGAAAGACAGCGTATGGTTGATCAGGTTCTTGCCAATGAAGCAGCGGAGACGAAAAGGATCAATGAAGAACGCCAGGCGAATCAGATCTTTCAGCAATCAGATCCGAAGAAAATTAATGAGATGAATCGAGAGACAGGTTCCAGCTGGTATTTTTACAATATTCAGTCGGTTGGTCTTGGTATGAATGAATTTGTGAAAAAATTTGGTGACAGAATTTTAGAAGACAACTGGAGAAGAAGCAATAAACAAACAGCCGGCACAACTGAAGAGAATCCGGAACTAGAACAAATTGAAGAAGTTTCAAAAGAGGATACACTTGGTGCTGTAGCCAGTGCTGAAAAACGAAAAGCGGATATGCTGAAAAGCATTCCGGGAGATGCCGAATCAATTGAGAAGTCAACTACGAAGATCATTGAAGCGTACTATAATGTTGGATTGATCTATCGTGAACAATTGAATGACCCTGTAGCAGCGGCAGAAACTTTTGAAATATTGATCAAAAGATTTCCTGATAGTAAATATACTTTGCAATGTTACTATCAGTTGTATCGGTTGTATGCCGGTAACTTTGGCAGCAATACAACTTCAGGTGCTACTGTGATCAACAAAGAACGTTCGGATTATTTCAAGAACATTATTCTTTCACAATACGGAGACACTGAATATGCAGAGATCATCCGTAATCCGAATTATGCAGCTGATAAAGCCAACCGTAAAACAGAATTGGAATTATTCTACGAAGAAACGTACAGAAAATACCTGAACGGCGAATATCAGGCAGTGATTCAGAGAAAGGCACAAGCAGATTCACAATTTCCAAAAAGCATTCTGTCGCCACAGTTTGAATTGTTGAAAGCACTTGCAATTGGTAAGACACAACCATTACCAACTTTTGAAGCTTCGTTACTGGAAGTGATCCGCAATAATGCAGAGCACCCGGTGAAAGACCGTGCGCAGGAAATTCTGGATGCAATTCATGCAAAAGGAACAGTTACTCCGCCACCTTCAACCGGTACTGTTCCCGGACCGAAAGACCCTGAAATTGCTGTCAGTGCTTTTAATTACAATCCGGATACGACACATTTTGTAGTGGTAATTTTCCAGAACATTGGCGGTGCAATTGAACCAAACCGATTCAAAACAAAGCTATCCAATTTCAATTCTACAAATTTCGGCTCGAAAGCAATTCAGGTGCAGGACTTGTTATTCGGACCACGGAATAAAATCTTTATCCTTAGGGCATTTACCAATAAAGCGGATGCTTTAGCCTACAATACTACTTTGTATGATAATGATGATGTTTATGGAAGCGTGAGTACGGATGAGTACCATCAGTATGTTATCTCTGCAAATAATCTTGCTACCCTGATCAGCCAGGCTAAAATTGAAGAGTACGAAGATTTTTACAGAAACTTTTACCGTTAG
- a CDS encoding polymer-forming cytoskeletal protein has translation MPASKTVEGGNSSINLIGAGTVIEGDIRSNGDIRIDGTVIGHVISKAKVVIGATGVVEGDVNSQNADVSGVIKGKTAVSELLFLKSSSKVIGDIVTGKLVVEVGATFTGSCNMGPVIKDIKDADKSIEINKEKTA, from the coding sequence ATGCCTGCATCAAAAACTGTTGAAGGCGGAAATTCTTCGATCAATCTGATCGGAGCAGGAACGGTTATCGAAGGAGATATTCGTTCGAATGGTGATATCAGAATTGATGGAACCGTAATTGGCCATGTCATTTCAAAGGCTAAAGTAGTAATTGGTGCTACAGGTGTGGTGGAAGGCGATGTTAACAGTCAAAACGCTGATGTCTCCGGTGTGATTAAAGGAAAGACTGCTGTTTCCGAATTACTCTTTCTGAAATCGTCTTCTAAAGTGATTGGCGATATCGTTACCGGTAAATTGGTTGTTGAAGTAGGTGCAACATTTACGGGATCATGTAATATGGGTCCGGTCATTAAAGACATTAAGGATGCCGACAAATCAATCGAAATCAACAAAGAAAAAACCGCCTGA
- a CDS encoding T9SS type A sorting domain-containing protein → MKTKLFFVFFNFLMFFSCLCFGQHQSTWVKTLHYETMPSTGQTQDSLWIGPQKIVRASDETYFVLNKDAPGYSQSIYHVDSMGNILSSILVGYRTSSTETTASNLYATPDSGCIYLETFSFLWPPDFKLYKISKNGVRSLIHNWANSISGPIDIISSVVPNQHGGFYCNIDSNFIDLPSTIMTPGKICFVFANDDYIVEDSLLSRIDTAGNIIWTIPNRPIIACSETSIYFADDSLVKVNAVTGNKLWTKTKPPGNWYDIMHSTDGLVSVDNRMIFVLDSSGSIVDSNLITLTLSRLTTVASGIDGSIFTGGGFVNYNNFDFYRRYSSFLIKVNEEANGTVDSCNFFLAGDANNNSDVLYIEDGLFAAAALGQSTNINQVNENMSGYLTYSELWPEESDCGINYRFSDGVMDGTINIDDITFLDQHNNHYAHENNDSTGSLVRIIYDNATVNPGDTIRASVILGSTSNPTDSIYGFSIEPIVSYVQYFGSTFEVEYKNNVIGDTATNLNIYVSDTSLSNSYLGMIFCRNDHQNISIAGDTIFRISAIMPPFMPVGNYMFPNPSYMITEGGCFVPVNVISDTLNIVLTTSENLDKYSSVKIFPNPANEEFTIETESRPFEKIKITDLFGKIVLEKSTTERKNIVSTTYLKNGIYIIETRTGITSNFHKLIVSH, encoded by the coding sequence ATGAAGACAAAATTATTCTTCGTCTTTTTCAACTTCTTAATGTTTTTTAGTTGTTTGTGCTTTGGTCAACATCAATCTACATGGGTGAAGACATTGCACTATGAGACTATGCCATCAACAGGTCAGACTCAAGATTCATTGTGGATAGGGCCACAAAAAATTGTTCGGGCATCTGACGAGACTTATTTTGTTCTGAACAAAGATGCCCCAGGTTATAGTCAATCGATTTATCATGTTGATAGTATGGGAAACATTCTTTCCTCGATACTTGTAGGTTACAGAACATCATCGACCGAAACGACAGCATCAAATTTATACGCCACACCCGACAGCGGCTGCATTTACCTTGAGACTTTTTCTTTCTTGTGGCCACCGGATTTTAAACTGTATAAAATCTCAAAAAATGGAGTAAGAAGTCTGATTCACAACTGGGCAAATTCAATTAGTGGTCCTATTGATATAATTTCTTCTGTTGTTCCCAATCAGCATGGCGGGTTTTATTGCAATATTGATTCAAATTTTATCGACTTACCATCAACAATAATGACCCCCGGTAAGATCTGTTTCGTTTTTGCCAATGACGACTACATTGTTGAAGATTCATTGCTTTCAAGAATAGATACTGCCGGAAATATTATTTGGACAATTCCCAACAGGCCAATAATTGCTTGCTCTGAAACATCCATTTATTTTGCTGACGATTCATTAGTCAAGGTAAATGCTGTTACAGGAAATAAATTATGGACTAAAACCAAACCTCCGGGAAATTGGTACGATATTATGCACTCGACAGATGGATTAGTTTCCGTAGATAATCGAATGATATTTGTTCTTGATTCTTCCGGATCAATTGTTGATTCCAACCTTATTACTTTAACCTTATCGCGTCTCACAACAGTCGCTTCCGGAATTGATGGTTCAATATTTACAGGGGGAGGTTTTGTCAACTATAATAACTTTGATTTTTACAGAAGATATTCTTCATTTTTAATCAAAGTAAACGAAGAAGCAAATGGCACAGTAGACTCATGTAATTTTTTTCTTGCCGGTGATGCTAACAATAATTCAGATGTCTTGTATATTGAAGATGGACTATTTGCTGCAGCCGCACTTGGCCAATCGACAAATATCAATCAGGTTAATGAAAATATGTCAGGCTATCTTACTTACTCTGAACTATGGCCGGAAGAATCTGATTGTGGAATCAATTACCGATTTTCAGATGGAGTAATGGACGGGACAATTAATATAGATGATATAACATTTTTAGATCAACATAATAATCATTACGCACATGAAAACAATGATTCAACAGGGTCTCTTGTTCGAATAATTTACGATAACGCCACTGTAAATCCGGGTGATACTATTCGTGCAAGCGTAATATTGGGATCTACAAGTAATCCTACTGATAGTATTTACGGTTTTTCCATTGAGCCAATAGTCTCTTATGTTCAATATTTTGGAAGTACATTTGAAGTAGAATATAAAAACAATGTAATTGGAGATACTGCAACGAATCTGAATATCTATGTTTCAGATACCTCTTTGTCCAACTCATATTTGGGAATGATATTTTGCAGAAACGATCATCAGAATATTTCCATTGCCGGTGACACAATTTTCAGAATCAGTGCTATTATGCCTCCTTTTATGCCTGTTGGCAATTATATGTTTCCCAATCCATCGTATATGATAACCGAAGGGGGTTGCTTTGTTCCTGTTAATGTAATTTCTGACACACTGAATATTGTTCTTACCACCTCTGAAAATTTAGATAAATATAGTTCAGTAAAAATATTCCCAAACCCTGCGAATGAAGAATTCACCATTGAAACAGAAAGTCGTCCTTTTGAAAAAATAAAAATTACAGATTTGTTTGGGAAAATTGTATTGGAAAAAAGTACAACAGAACGTAAAAATATTGTTTCAACAACTTATTTAAAGAACGGCATCTATATTATTGAAACAAGAACTGGAATTACGAGTAATTTTCATAAATTAATTGTATCGCATTAG
- a CDS encoding ORF6N domain-containing protein, translating to MYLQNIETKIYEIRGQNVMLDFDLAELYEIQTKNLNLAVKRNIKRFPNDFMFQLTKDEWKSMRLQFETSKGRGGTRYLPYAFTEQGLAMLSGILNTDKAINVNISIMRVFVFIRKYAITHKDLTSKLLELEHKYNGQFEDVYEALEYLLKQDSQVIKQNERTRIGYK from the coding sequence ATGTATCTTCAAAATATTGAAACAAAAATTTACGAAATCAGGGGTCAAAATGTTATGTTAGATTTCGACCTTGCAGAACTGTATGAAATTCAGACTAAGAATCTTAATCTCGCTGTAAAAAGAAACATAAAACGATTTCCAAATGATTTTATGTTCCAATTGACAAAAGATGAATGGAAAAGTATGAGGTTACAATTTGAAACCTCAAAAGGCAGAGGAGGAACAAGATATTTACCTTATGCATTTACTGAACAAGGTCTTGCAATGCTAAGTGGAATATTAAATACCGACAAGGCCATTAATGTTAACATTTCAATTATGAGAGTCTTTGTCTTCATCCGAAAATATGCGATAACACATAAAGACTTAACTTCAAAATTATTGGAGCTAGAGCATAAATACAATGGGCAGTTTGAAGATGTTTATGAAGCCTTAGAATATTTATTAAAACAGGATTCTCAAGTAATAAAACAGAATGAAAGAACAAGAATAGGATATAAATAA